From one Streptomyces sp. R41 genomic stretch:
- a CDS encoding Rne/Rng family ribonuclease, whose translation MLEPTEPTEGSENNNTPSDTLPPRRRRRAASRPAGPPAAASEAAAETTAPAIPAVASPLAQDETSVHAEVVETEEAAEAVAAAEAEETAAVVETPAPVAETEEAAPRRTRRRATRRVSAPTGAPETAEAAETVVPAVPAEAEVATEVEETPAETPAPAAVEETAPAGRTRRRATRRASAPTGAPKAAEIVEAGEAVATAEAVEEPVSADVSAEAPAAVEEAAPRRTTRRRATRRVSAPAGAPEGDAADERVEAPVTSENKPTESTESADTEAAEDGAPRRTRRRATRKAAVGFSAPAPKEAESAQRPKRPAVAVFQAPVFTEPMFQTPERAAAAAAAEAAEEVAEVTEPAAAAVAPEAAEAAEVVQEETGPRRRRRRRAVEEEPAAVTAEAAEEAEDAESAEDAVEGDEGEEESAGSRRRRRRGGRRRRRGESAETDGEAGEDEYAAEQAAQDAEDTAEQAEEDAEEAEEREESGGSGSSSSRRRRRRRRRAGDSGTDVEPGENDPERTVVKVREPRGKKDERPGDGTDEVQSIKGSTRLEAKKQRRREGREQGRRRVPIITEAEFLARREAVERVMVVRQSGERTQIGVLEDNVLVEHYVNKEQSTSYVGNVYLGKVQNVLPSMEAAFIDIGKGRNAVLYAGEVNFEALGMANGPRRIESALKSGQSVLVQVTKDPIGHKGARLTSQVSLPGRYLVYVPEGSMTGISRKLPDTERARLKTILKKIVPEDAGVIVRTAAEGASEDELRRDVERLQAQWEDIQKKAKNGNAPTLLYGEPDMTVRVVRDIFNEDFSKVIVSGDEAWETIHGYVAHVAPDLADRLSRWTSEVDVFATYRIDEQLMKALDRKVWLPSGGSLVIDKTEAMVVIDVNTGKFTGQGGNLEETVTRNNLEAAEEIVRQLRLRDLGGIVVIDFIDMVLESNRDLVLRRLLECLGRDRTKHQVAEVTSLGLVQMTRKRVGQGLLESFSETCVHCNGRGVIVHMEQPTSVGGGGKRKKRGRGGAEQPLEHEHEAVASETTEAAEAAEVIEVETEAEVAAEAAEPTALPAPEFEPDEELYGSAAEAEAAATRGRSRRRATRRASAPAGAPKAEGRPPTKREERAERALKSREAAESEPVAVEDPVVEAPEAPAVAEAPVQEEAAPKGRTRRRATRKVSAPAGSPKVAEEAVVTVTEPVSVPEAAPEVASEVVEPKPEPVVEPAAEAPAESAAPARPRRRAVRKATAPTASEEAAVVVVPSATASVETAEVVEPAEVVETADAAESEAPAAAKKAAARKTAKKVTAKKAATKKTAAKKTAAKKATAKKVTAKKAAATKATAKKTAAAEQTLSSVSASTDEG comes from the coding sequence ATGCTCGAGCCGACCGAACCCACTGAGGGTTCCGAAAACAACAACACCCCGAGCGACACCCTGCCGCCGCGGCGCCGCCGCCGTGCGGCGTCGCGCCCCGCAGGTCCGCCGGCCGCCGCCTCCGAGGCCGCGGCCGAGACCACCGCGCCGGCCATACCGGCCGTGGCGTCCCCCCTCGCGCAGGACGAGACCTCCGTGCACGCCGAGGTCGTCGAGACGGAAGAGGCCGCTGAGGCCGTAGCGGCGGCTGAGGCTGAAGAGACCGCCGCGGTCGTCGAGACCCCGGCGCCCGTGGCCGAGACCGAGGAAGCCGCCCCGCGTCGTACGCGTCGTCGTGCCACCCGCCGCGTCTCCGCACCCACCGGTGCGCCCGAGACGGCCGAGGCCGCTGAGACCGTGGTGCCCGCGGTTCCGGCCGAGGCCGAGGTCGCGACCGAGGTCGAAGAGACCCCCGCTGAGACCCCCGCCCCCGCCGCCGTGGAGGAGACCGCGCCCGCCGGTCGTACGCGTCGTCGTGCGACCCGTCGCGCCTCGGCGCCGACCGGGGCACCCAAGGCGGCCGAGATCGTCGAGGCCGGTGAGGCCGTGGCGACGGCTGAGGCGGTCGAGGAGCCTGTGAGCGCCGACGTGTCCGCCGAGGCCCCCGCCGCCGTCGAGGAAGCCGCACCCCGCCGCACCACCCGTCGTCGTGCCACCCGGCGCGTCTCCGCGCCCGCCGGTGCGCCCGAGGGCGACGCCGCCGACGAGCGTGTGGAGGCGCCCGTGACCAGCGAGAACAAGCCCACCGAGAGCACCGAGAGCGCCGATACCGAGGCCGCCGAGGACGGCGCCCCGCGTCGTACGCGCCGCCGTGCCACCCGCAAGGCCGCCGTCGGTTTCTCCGCGCCCGCGCCGAAGGAAGCCGAGTCCGCGCAGCGGCCCAAGCGTCCCGCCGTCGCCGTGTTCCAGGCGCCCGTGTTCACCGAGCCGATGTTCCAGACTCCCGAGCGCGCCGCCGCAGCGGCTGCCGCCGAGGCGGCTGAGGAGGTCGCGGAGGTCACCGAGCCCGCTGCGGCCGCTGTGGCCCCCGAGGCCGCAGAGGCCGCCGAGGTCGTCCAGGAGGAGACCGGGCCGCGCCGTCGCCGGCGTCGCCGGGCCGTCGAGGAGGAGCCCGCGGCCGTGACCGCGGAGGCCGCCGAAGAGGCCGAGGACGCCGAGTCCGCCGAGGACGCCGTCGAGGGTGACGAGGGCGAGGAGGAGTCCGCGGGCTCCCGTCGCCGTCGCCGTCGTGGCGGCCGTCGCCGTCGCCGTGGCGAGTCCGCAGAGACGGACGGCGAGGCGGGCGAGGACGAGTACGCCGCCGAGCAGGCCGCGCAGGACGCCGAGGACACCGCCGAGCAGGCCGAGGAAGACGCCGAGGAGGCCGAGGAGCGCGAGGAGTCGGGCGGTTCCGGCTCCAGCAGCAGCCGTCGCCGTCGTCGTCGCCGTCGTCGCGCCGGTGACTCCGGCACCGACGTCGAGCCCGGCGAGAACGACCCCGAGCGCACCGTCGTCAAGGTCCGCGAGCCGCGCGGCAAGAAGGACGAGCGGCCCGGCGACGGCACGGACGAGGTGCAGTCCATCAAGGGCTCGACCCGCCTCGAAGCGAAGAAGCAGCGTCGTCGTGAAGGGCGCGAGCAGGGCCGTCGCCGCGTCCCGATCATCACCGAGGCCGAGTTCCTGGCCCGCCGCGAGGCCGTCGAGCGTGTGATGGTCGTCCGCCAGAGCGGCGAGCGCACCCAGATCGGCGTCCTGGAAGACAACGTGCTCGTCGAGCACTACGTCAACAAGGAGCAGTCGACCTCGTACGTCGGCAACGTCTACCTGGGCAAGGTCCAGAACGTGCTGCCGTCGATGGAGGCCGCCTTCATCGACATCGGCAAGGGCCGCAACGCGGTGCTCTACGCAGGTGAGGTCAACTTCGAGGCGCTGGGCATGGCCAACGGGCCGCGCCGCATCGAGTCCGCGCTGAAGTCCGGCCAGTCGGTCCTCGTGCAGGTCACCAAGGACCCGATCGGTCACAAGGGCGCCCGCCTCACCAGCCAGGTCTCCCTCCCCGGCCGCTACCTGGTCTACGTGCCCGAGGGCTCGATGACCGGCATCAGCCGCAAGCTGCCCGACACCGAGCGCGCGCGTCTGAAGACCATCCTCAAGAAGATCGTCCCCGAGGACGCGGGCGTCATCGTGCGCACCGCCGCCGAGGGCGCGAGCGAGGACGAGCTGCGCCGCGATGTCGAGCGACTGCAGGCGCAGTGGGAGGACATCCAGAAGAAGGCGAAGAACGGCAACGCTCCGACGCTGCTGTACGGCGAGCCGGACATGACCGTCCGAGTCGTCCGCGACATCTTCAACGAGGACTTCTCCAAGGTCATCGTGAGCGGCGACGAGGCGTGGGAGACCATCCACGGGTACGTCGCGCATGTCGCGCCCGACCTGGCCGACCGGCTGTCGAGGTGGACCTCCGAGGTCGACGTCTTCGCGACGTACCGGATCGACGAGCAGCTGATGAAGGCGCTGGACCGCAAGGTCTGGCTGCCGAGCGGCGGTTCGCTGGTGATCGACAAGACCGAAGCCATGGTCGTGATCGACGTCAACACCGGCAAGTTCACCGGTCAGGGCGGCAACCTCGAAGAGACCGTGACCAGGAACAACTTGGAAGCGGCCGAGGAGATCGTGCGCCAGCTGCGGCTGCGCGACCTGGGCGGCATCGTCGTCATCGACTTCATCGACATGGTCCTGGAGTCCAACCGGGACCTGGTGCTGCGGCGCCTCCTGGAATGCCTGGGACGCGACCGTACGAAGCACCAGGTGGCGGAAGTGACGTCGCTGGGTCTGGTGCAGATGACGCGCAAGCGCGTCGGGCAGGGCCTGCTGGAGTCCTTCTCCGAGACCTGCGTCCACTGCAACGGCCGCGGCGTCATCGTGCACATGGAGCAGCCGACCTCCGTCGGAGGCGGCGGCAAGCGCAAGAAGCGCGGCCGTGGCGGCGCTGAGCAGCCGCTCGAGCACGAGCACGAGGCCGTGGCGTCGGAGACGACCGAGGCTGCCGAAGCCGCCGAGGTCATCGAGGTGGAGACCGAGGCCGAGGTGGCTGCCGAGGCCGCCGAGCCCACCGCGCTGCCCGCGCCCGAGTTCGAGCCGGACGAGGAGCTGTACGGCAGCGCCGCCGAGGCGGAGGCCGCGGCCACCCGTGGCCGTTCGCGGCGCCGGGCGACCCGGCGCGCGTCGGCTCCGGCCGGTGCGCCGAAGGCTGAGGGGCGTCCTCCGACGAAGCGTGAGGAGCGCGCCGAGCGGGCCCTCAAGTCGCGGGAGGCCGCCGAGTCCGAGCCTGTCGCGGTCGAGGACCCGGTCGTCGAGGCGCCCGAGGCACCCGCGGTCGCGGAGGCCCCCGTACAGGAGGAGGCCGCTCCCAAGGGCCGTACGCGCCGCCGTGCGACCCGCAAGGTGTCGGCCCCGGCCGGTTCGCCGAAGGTGGCGGAAGAGGCCGTGGTGACGGTCACGGAGCCGGTTTCCGTGCCGGAAGCCGCCCCCGAGGTCGCCTCGGAGGTCGTCGAGCCGAAGCCCGAGCCCGTGGTCGAGCCTGCCGCCGAGGCGCCCGCCGAGAGCGCCGCCCCGGCCCGTCCGCGCCGCCGAGCCGTCCGCAAGGCCACCGCGCCCACCGCGTCCGAGGAGGCGGCCGTCGTGGTCGTCCCGTCGGCGACGGCGTCCGTGGAGACGGCCGAGGTCGTCGAGCCGGCGGAGGTCGTCGAGACGGCCGACGCGGCCGAGTCCGAGGCTCCGGCCGCCGCCAAGAAGGCGGCCGCCCGTAAGACGGCCAAGAAGGTGACGGCGAAGAAGGCCGCCACCAAGAAGACCGCTGCCAAGAAGACGGCCGCCAAGAAGGCCACGGCCAAGAAGGTGACCGCGAAGAAGGCCGCGGCCACCAAGGCGACGGCGAAGAAGACCGCGGCGGCGGAGCAGACCCTGTCCTCCGTCTCGGCTTCGACCGACGAGGGCTGA
- the rpmA gene encoding 50S ribosomal protein L27, which produces MAHKKGASSTRNGRDSNAQRLGVKRFGGQVVNAGEILVRQRGTHFHPGNGVGRGKDDTLFALDAGAVEFGTHRGRKVVNIVPVA; this is translated from the coding sequence ATGGCACACAAGAAGGGCGCATCGTCCACTCGGAACGGTCGCGACTCCAATGCTCAGCGGCTCGGCGTGAAGCGCTTCGGCGGTCAGGTCGTCAACGCCGGTGAGATCCTGGTCCGCCAGCGCGGTACCCACTTCCACCCGGGCAACGGCGTCGGCCGTGGCAAGGACGACACGCTGTTCGCCCTTGACGCCGGTGCGGTGGAGTTCGGTACCCACCGTGGCCGCAAGGTCGTGAACATCGTTCCGGTCGCCTGA
- a CDS encoding GNAT family N-acetyltransferase, whose protein sequence is MPQLTTPHVRYRASFLGAVRENVAEGEFFGDTLNRELDLYGDTWHESHGFARYVAAIREEELEEGRRPEGFVPATWYWYVDGDSYLGRIQIRHRLTPSLLELGGHIGYGVRPSARRKGYATAMLRDVLPYAHGLGLDRVLVTCDITNIGSRKVIEAAGGEFEDERDGKLRYWVPTDRIHDGV, encoded by the coding sequence ATGCCACAGCTGACGACGCCTCATGTCCGTTACCGGGCCTCCTTCCTGGGGGCCGTGCGGGAGAACGTCGCCGAGGGTGAGTTCTTCGGCGACACCCTCAATAGAGAGCTGGACTTGTACGGGGACACCTGGCACGAGTCGCACGGCTTCGCGCGGTACGTCGCCGCGATCCGTGAGGAGGAGCTGGAGGAGGGGCGCCGCCCGGAGGGGTTCGTGCCCGCCACCTGGTACTGGTACGTCGACGGGGACTCCTACCTCGGGCGCATCCAGATACGGCACCGGCTCACGCCCTCGCTGCTCGAACTCGGCGGGCACATCGGGTACGGCGTACGTCCGAGCGCCCGCCGCAAGGGGTACGCCACGGCGATGCTCCGGGATGTGCTGCCGTACGCCCATGGCCTTGGGCTCGACCGAGTGCTGGTCACCTGCGACATCACGAACATCGGCTCCCGCAAGGTGATCGAGGCGGCCGGCGGGGAGTTCGAGGACGAGCGGGACGGGAAGCTCCGGTACTGGGTGCCCACCGACCGCATCCATGACGGCGTCTGA
- the obgE gene encoding GTPase ObgE yields MTTFVDRVELHVAAGSGGHGCASVHREKFKPLGGPDGGNGGRGGDVMLVVDQSVTTLLDYHHKPHRSATNGKPGEGGNRSGKDGQDLILPVPDGTVVLDGAGNVLADLVGHGTSYVAAQGGRGGLGNAALASARRKAPGFALLGVPGDLQDIVLELKTVADVALVGYPSAGKSSLISVLSAAKPKIADYPFTTLVPNLGVVTAGETVYTIADVPGLIPGASQGKGLGLEFLRHVERCSVLVHVLDTATLESDRDPVSDLDIIEEELKQYGGLDNRPRVVVLNKIDVPDGKDLAEMVRPDLEARGYRVFAVSAVAHTGLKELSFALAELVGQARAAKPKEEATRIVIRPKAVDDAGFTVVQEEDGLFRVRGEKPERWVRQTDFNNDEAVGYLADRLNRLGVEEELMKAGARTGDGVAIGPEENAVVFDWEPTVMAGAEMLGRRGEDHRFDAPRPAAQRRRDKQAERDEAEKEYDDFEPF; encoded by the coding sequence ATGACCACCTTCGTGGACCGCGTCGAGCTGCATGTCGCCGCGGGTAGCGGAGGCCACGGCTGTGCCTCCGTACACCGGGAGAAGTTCAAGCCGCTGGGCGGCCCCGATGGCGGCAACGGCGGCCGTGGCGGTGACGTGATGCTGGTCGTCGACCAGTCCGTCACCACGCTGCTCGACTACCACCACAAACCGCACCGCAGCGCCACCAACGGCAAGCCCGGCGAGGGCGGCAACCGTTCCGGCAAGGACGGCCAGGACCTGATCCTGCCGGTGCCGGACGGCACGGTCGTGCTCGACGGGGCGGGCAACGTGCTCGCGGACCTCGTCGGCCACGGCACGTCGTACGTCGCCGCGCAGGGCGGCCGTGGGGGCCTCGGCAACGCGGCGCTGGCCTCGGCCCGTCGCAAGGCGCCCGGCTTCGCGCTGCTCGGCGTGCCCGGGGACCTGCAGGACATCGTCCTTGAGCTGAAGACGGTCGCGGACGTGGCCCTGGTCGGCTACCCGAGCGCCGGCAAGTCGTCGCTCATCTCGGTCCTGTCGGCCGCCAAGCCGAAGATCGCGGACTACCCGTTCACGACTCTCGTCCCCAACCTGGGTGTCGTGACCGCCGGCGAGACCGTCTACACGATCGCCGACGTGCCCGGACTCATTCCCGGCGCGAGCCAGGGCAAGGGCCTCGGCCTGGAGTTCCTCCGCCACGTCGAGCGCTGCAGCGTCCTGGTCCACGTCCTGGACACCGCGACTCTGGAGTCCGACCGCGACCCCGTCTCCGACCTCGACATCATCGAGGAGGAGCTGAAGCAGTACGGCGGTCTCGACAACCGGCCGCGCGTCGTCGTCCTCAACAAGATCGACGTGCCGGACGGCAAGGACCTGGCCGAGATGGTCCGTCCGGACCTGGAGGCGCGCGGTTACCGCGTCTTCGCGGTGTCCGCGGTCGCGCACACGGGCCTCAAGGAGCTGTCCTTCGCGCTCGCCGAGCTGGTCGGGCAGGCGCGGGCCGCCAAGCCCAAGGAGGAGGCGACCCGGATCGTCATCCGCCCGAAGGCGGTCGACGACGCCGGCTTCACCGTGGTCCAGGAGGAGGACGGCCTCTTCCGCGTGCGCGGTGAGAAGCCCGAACGCTGGGTCCGTCAGACCGACTTCAACAACGACGAGGCCGTCGGCTACCTCGCCGACCGCCTCAACCGCCTCGGCGTCGAGGAAGAGCTGATGAAGGCGGGCGCCCGCACGGGTGACGGCGTCGCCATCGGCCCCGAGGAGAACGCGGTCGTCTTCGACTGGGAGCCGACGGTCATGGCCGGTGCGGAGATGCTCGGTCGCCGTGGTGAGGACCACCGGTTCGACGCGCCGCGGCCCGCCGCCCAGCGTCGCCGGGACAAGCAGGCGGAGCGGGACGAGGCGGAGAAGGAGTACGACGACTTCGAGCCGTTCTAG
- a CDS encoding D-ribitol-5-phosphate cytidylyltransferase: MSEHFAKPRTTAVILAGGTGQRVGLSIPKQLLKIAGKAVIEHTLTTFEQADSIDDIIVLMAPGYVPDVEKIVAKAGLKKVTKVIEGGSTRNETTERAIAALGEGLAEGEDANVLFHDAVRPLLSERVIDDCVTALERYQAVDVAIPSADTIIVTRTHGEDGEFITEIPDRSRLRRGQTPQAFKLSTIRRAYEVAAGDPNFQATDDCSVVLKYLPDVPIHVVAGDEYNMKVTQPVDVFIADKLFQLASTAAPEQADEAAYRELLTGKTVVVFGGSYGIGKDIAELAEGYGAKTYALGRSTTGTHVENPEEVDDALSTAYAETGRIDYVINTAGVLRIGKLAETDNATIEEALKVNYLAPVQIARSSYKYLAETKGQLLLYTSSSYTRGRAEYSLYSSTKAAMVNLTQALSDEWAGDGIRVNCINPERTATPMRTKAFGQEPAGSLLSSEAVAHTSLDVLLSELTGHVIDVRQQDPTAGAGRASGFEAALASVLDRQDGVA; encoded by the coding sequence GTGTCTGAGCACTTTGCCAAGCCCCGTACGACCGCAGTGATCCTGGCCGGCGGCACCGGTCAGCGCGTGGGTCTGTCGATTCCGAAGCAGCTGCTGAAGATCGCCGGCAAGGCGGTCATCGAGCACACGCTGACCACCTTCGAACAGGCCGACTCGATCGACGACATCATCGTGCTGATGGCCCCTGGCTATGTGCCGGACGTCGAGAAGATCGTCGCGAAGGCGGGGCTGAAGAAGGTCACCAAGGTGATCGAGGGCGGCTCGACGCGGAACGAGACCACCGAGCGAGCCATCGCCGCACTCGGCGAGGGCCTGGCCGAGGGCGAGGACGCCAACGTCCTGTTCCACGACGCCGTGCGCCCGCTGCTGTCCGAGCGTGTCATAGACGACTGCGTCACGGCCCTTGAGCGCTACCAGGCCGTCGACGTCGCCATCCCGTCCGCGGACACGATCATCGTGACCCGCACGCACGGCGAGGACGGCGAGTTCATCACCGAGATCCCGGACCGCTCCCGGCTGCGCCGTGGCCAGACGCCCCAGGCGTTCAAGCTGTCCACCATCCGCCGTGCCTACGAGGTCGCTGCGGGCGACCCCAACTTCCAGGCCACGGACGACTGTTCCGTCGTGCTCAAGTACCTGCCGGACGTGCCGATCCACGTCGTCGCGGGCGACGAGTACAACATGAAGGTCACTCAGCCCGTCGACGTCTTCATCGCCGACAAGCTCTTCCAGCTCGCCTCCACCGCCGCGCCCGAGCAGGCCGACGAGGCCGCCTACCGCGAGCTGCTCACCGGCAAGACCGTGGTGGTCTTCGGCGGTTCGTACGGCATCGGCAAGGACATCGCCGAACTCGCCGAGGGCTACGGCGCGAAGACGTACGCGCTGGGCCGCTCGACCACCGGCACGCACGTCGAGAACCCGGAGGAGGTCGACGACGCGCTGTCCACGGCGTACGCCGAGACCGGGCGCATCGACTACGTCATCAACACCGCGGGCGTGCTGCGGATCGGCAAGCTCGCCGAGACGGACAACGCGACCATCGAGGAAGCGCTGAAGGTCAACTACCTGGCCCCGGTGCAGATCGCCCGCTCCTCGTACAAGTACCTGGCCGAGACCAAGGGTCAACTGCTGCTCTACACCTCCAGCAGCTACACCCGCGGCCGCGCCGAGTACAGCCTCTACTCCTCCACCAAGGCCGCCATGGTGAATCTCACCCAGGCGCTGTCCGACGAGTGGGCCGGCGACGGCATCCGCGTCAACTGCATCAACCCCGAGCGCACCGCGACCCCGATGCGCACCAAGGCGTTCGGCCAGGAGCCCGCGGGCTCGCTGCTGTCCTCCGAGGCCGTCGCGCACACCTCGCTCGACGTCCTGCTCTCCGAGCTCACCGGTCACGTCATCGACGTCCGCCAGCAGGACCCGACGGCGGGCGCGGGCCGGGCTTCCGGATTCGAGGCGGCCCTGGCAAGCGTCCTGGACCGCCAGGACGGCGTGGCATAA
- a CDS encoding TIGR03936 family radical SAM-associated protein, with the protein MQRIRLRYTKRGRLRFTSHRDFQRAFERALRRAEVPMAYSAGFTPHPKVSYANAAPTGTGSEAEYLEIALTETRDPDKLRELLDESLPAGLDIIDAVEARTSGLADRLTASVWELRLDGVDPADAERAVEAFKAADVVEVQRRTKNGMRTFDARSAVASLETHSETQSPQADRPTDQPCAILRLVVRHVTPAVRPDDVLSGLRAVADLAPPVAAAVTRLAQGLFDEETGTVTDPLAPDREAVTAVPPSHEEAVAASATAKAPA; encoded by the coding sequence GTGCAGCGCATCCGACTGCGCTACACCAAGCGCGGCCGCCTCCGGTTCACCAGCCACCGTGACTTCCAGCGCGCCTTCGAGCGTGCGTTGCGCCGTGCCGAGGTGCCCATGGCGTACTCGGCGGGGTTCACGCCGCATCCGAAGGTGTCGTACGCCAATGCCGCACCCACCGGCACGGGCAGTGAGGCGGAGTATCTGGAGATCGCGCTCACCGAGACGCGTGACCCGGACAAGCTGCGCGAGCTCCTCGACGAGTCGTTGCCCGCAGGGCTCGACATCATCGACGCGGTCGAGGCCCGTACCTCGGGTCTCGCCGACCGGCTCACCGCTTCCGTGTGGGAGCTGCGCCTGGACGGCGTGGACCCGGCAGACGCGGAGCGCGCGGTCGAGGCCTTCAAGGCGGCCGATGTCGTCGAGGTCCAGCGCAGGACGAAGAACGGCATGCGGACGTTCGACGCCCGCAGCGCCGTAGCAAGCCTTGAGACGCACAGCGAGACGCAGAGTCCACAGGCTGATAGGCCGACCGACCAGCCCTGTGCGATACTGCGGCTGGTTGTTCGGCACGTGACGCCTGCCGTTCGACCCGACGACGTCCTGTCCGGTCTTCGCGCCGTGGCCGACCTGGCGCCGCCGGTCGCCGCAGCGGTGACCAGGCTGGCGCAGGGGCTGTTCGATGAAGAGACCGGCACGGTGACCGACCCGCTCGCGCCCGACCGCGAGGCAGTCACGGCCGTCCCGCCCTCTCACGAAGAGGCGGTCGCCGCATCTGCCACCGCGAAGGCGCCGGCGTAA
- a CDS encoding FG-GAP repeat protein: MSEPALPRTRRATVVAITLFATTATAVPIANSAGVPGTAENQDVFGSATRLIDANRDGRAELAVGAPGENTNAGSVWAFKSTASGVIPTGSYTFGAGTLGTVAAGARPGQGFAY, translated from the coding sequence GTGTCCGAGCCTGCCCTGCCGAGAACCCGGCGCGCGACCGTCGTAGCGATCACCCTGTTCGCCACGACCGCCACCGCCGTCCCGATCGCGAACAGCGCCGGGGTGCCCGGCACCGCCGAGAACCAGGACGTCTTCGGCTCGGCCACCCGGCTGATCGACGCCAACCGCGACGGACGTGCCGAACTCGCCGTCGGTGCCCCCGGTGAGAACACGAACGCCGGTTCGGTGTGGGCGTTCAAATCCACTGCGTCCGGCGTCATCCCGACCGGCTCGTACACCTTCGGTGCGGGCACGCTGGGCACGGTGGCGGCGGGCGCCCGGCCGGGTCAGGGCTTCGCCTACTGA
- the rplU gene encoding 50S ribosomal protein L21 produces the protein MYAIVRSGGRQHKVAVGDIVEVDKISTAKVGDTVELSTLLVVDGDAVTSDPWVLAGIKVQAEVVDHHKGAKIDILRYKNKTGYRRRQGHRQQYTAIKVTEIPAAAK, from the coding sequence GTGTACGCCATCGTGCGCAGCGGTGGTCGCCAGCACAAGGTTGCTGTCGGCGACATCGTTGAGGTTGACAAGATTTCCACTGCCAAGGTTGGCGACACGGTCGAGCTCTCGACCCTGCTCGTTGTCGACGGCGACGCCGTGACCAGCGACCCGTGGGTGCTGGCCGGTATCAAGGTCCAGGCCGAGGTCGTGGACCACCACAAGGGCGCGAAGATCGACATCCTTCGCTACAAGAACAAGACCGGCTACCGCCGTCGTCAGGGCCACCGCCAGCAGTACACGGCGATCAAGGTCACTGAGATCCCCGCGGCTGCGAAGTAA
- a CDS encoding alkaline phosphatase: MSGAVSRDRRRFLTAGAAVLGAAASAQLWLPSAARAAETPLPDGVFTLGVASGDPLPDGIVLWTRLAPDPLNGGGMPDRTVSVDWEISEDSRFRKPVRRGTAQARSEYGHSVHVDVRGLRPDRRYWYRFRAEGQLSPTGRTRTAPPPYSSGGSLRVALASCQNWQNGYFTPYADMLDQDPDFVLFVGDYIYESKPSATAVRKHEGSDEPYTLVQYRNRYAQYRTDPHLAAMHANAPWVVTFDDHEVDNDFAGEIPQDPDKQTHDAFVARLTAAYQAYYEHMPVRAGAIPNGPHIQMYRRLDFGRLARLNVLDTRQFRSNQATSQAGAEDPSLTMLGAEQKDWLLDGLHKSPTRWNLIASQIMMAETDLQVGEGKLWYYDAWDGYQAERNALMEEFAGFRNPVVMTGDRHLTMISDLKEDFADPDSDVVGAEFVGTSISSGGDQDQAAFHKEWDPRMADNPHWKFIDAHRGYHLFDIRRDGIDAQVRVPETVLQPDAASSTLARLRVEAGKPGVRLV; encoded by the coding sequence ATGTCCGGAGCAGTCTCACGCGATCGACGCCGCTTTCTCACCGCCGGGGCCGCCGTGCTCGGCGCGGCCGCCTCCGCCCAGCTCTGGCTGCCCAGTGCCGCGCGCGCTGCCGAAACACCGCTGCCCGACGGCGTGTTCACGCTCGGTGTCGCCTCCGGTGACCCGCTGCCCGACGGCATCGTGCTGTGGACCCGACTCGCGCCCGATCCCCTGAACGGCGGCGGCATGCCCGACCGCACGGTGTCGGTCGACTGGGAGATCTCCGAGGACAGCCGCTTCCGGAAGCCTGTGCGCCGCGGCACCGCCCAGGCGCGGTCCGAGTACGGGCACAGCGTGCACGTCGACGTCCGCGGGCTGCGCCCCGACCGCCGGTACTGGTACCGCTTCCGCGCCGAGGGACAGCTCTCGCCGACCGGCCGCACCCGTACCGCACCGCCCCCGTACAGCTCGGGCGGCTCTCTGCGGGTCGCTCTCGCCTCCTGCCAGAACTGGCAGAACGGCTACTTCACGCCGTACGCCGACATGCTCGACCAGGATCCGGACTTCGTGCTCTTCGTCGGGGACTACATCTACGAGTCCAAGCCGTCGGCCACCGCCGTACGCAAGCACGAGGGCAGCGACGAGCCGTACACCCTCGTCCAGTACCGCAACCGCTACGCGCAGTACCGCACCGATCCGCACCTCGCGGCGATGCACGCCAATGCCCCCTGGGTGGTCACCTTCGACGACCACGAGGTCGACAACGACTTCGCCGGCGAGATCCCGCAGGACCCCGACAAGCAGACGCACGACGCCTTCGTCGCCCGGCTGACCGCCGCCTACCAGGCGTACTACGAGCACATGCCGGTCCGCGCCGGCGCGATCCCGAACGGGCCGCACATCCAGATGTACCGCCGGCTCGACTTCGGACGCCTCGCCCGCCTCAACGTCCTGGACACCCGGCAGTTCCGCAGCAACCAGGCGACCAGCCAGGCGGGCGCCGAGGACCCCTCGCTCACCATGCTCGGCGCCGAGCAGAAGGACTGGCTGCTGGACGGCCTGCACAAGTCGCCGACCCGCTGGAACCTGATCGCCTCTCAGATCATGATGGCCGAGACCGACCTCCAGGTCGGCGAGGGCAAGCTCTGGTACTACGACGCCTGGGACGGTTACCAGGCCGAACGCAACGCCCTCATGGAGGAGTTCGCGGGCTTCCGCAACCCGGTCGTGATGACCGGCGACCGGCACCTCACGATGATCAGTGATCTCAAGGAGGACTTCGCCGACCCGGACTCCGACGTCGTCGGCGCCGAGTTCGTCGGGACCTCCATCTCCAGCGGCGGCGACCAGGATCAGGCGGCCTTCCACAAGGAGTGGGACCCGCGGATGGCGGACAACCCGCACTGGAAGTTCATCGACGCCCACCGCGGCTACCACCTCTTCGACATCCGCCGCGACGGCATCGACGCCCAGGTGCGCGTCCCGGAGACGGTTCTGCAGCCGGACGCCGCCTCCAGCACGCTGGCCCGGCTGCGCGTCGAGGCGGGGAAGCCCGGCGTACGCCTCGTGTGA